In the genome of Bicyclus anynana chromosome 23, ilBicAnyn1.1, whole genome shotgun sequence, one region contains:
- the LOC112056909 gene encoding probable ATP-dependent RNA helicase Dbp45A isoform X2 yields the protein MNENDGKEFAELGVKQWLIKQLYTLGIKTPTPIQKGCISQILEGHDCIGAAKTGSGKTFAFALPILQHLAEDPYGIFALVLTPTHELAYQIADQFLILGQQLKLRVCIVTGGSDQLEESLKLAKRPHIVVAMPGRLADHITGCDTFSLKKIKYLVLDEADRLFSESFEGDLQTIFEALPQKRQNLLFSATITDAVRESKSLPLNKDLITWSESDPQLTVSTLEQRYVVCPAYARDVYLVQTLRKYRDTKPSSHVIVFTDTKKECQVLSMMLNAIGMDNVCLHGFMRQRERVSALSQFRSNLKCTLIATNVAARGLDIPSVDLVVNHKLPLEPREYIHRVGRTARAGRNGMAISLITPYDILRLGEIEEQIKTKLSEYKIDDDEAVKVFTTVSVTRREQEAQLDNEEFEQRKRNYRIKRWIMAGVDPDRMEAGLEEMRLKRIKAAKKAKLAKIKEIQAQIKSDETKQDNTIHVPQTNTEDIDATIKQSMKKVNKSLMKKDDRFKNVIGKISKIKRKAENAKQKSLEEKEPSKKKKR from the exons atgaatgaaaacgATGGAAAAGAATTCGCAGAACTGGGTGTAAAGCAGTGGCTCATCAAACAATTGTATACAttag GTATAAAAACTCCAACCCCTATCCAAAAAGGTTGCATATCACAAATACTAGAAGGACATGACTGTATAGGAGCAGCAAAAACTGGCTCAGGGAAGACATTTGCATTTGCTTTACCAATATTACAACATTTGGCGGAGGATCCTTATGGTATATTTGCATTGGTGCTCACTCCAACACATGAATTGGCTTATCAG ATAGCAGACCAGTTTCTAATACTAGGACAGCAGTTAAAACTAAGAGTATGCATAGTGACTGGAGGTTCAGACCAGCTAGAGGAGTCTCTCAAACTGGCCAAGAGGCCCCACATTGTGGTCGCGATGCCTGGCCGTCTAGCCGACCATATCACTGGCTGTGACACATTCAGTTTGAAGAAAATCAAGTATTTAGTGTTGGATGAAGCTGACAG GCTCTTCAGTGAATCATTTGAAGGTGATTTGCAGACGATATTTGAAGCTCTGCCACAGAAGCGACAAAACCTTCTGTTCTCAGCAACAATCACAGATGCTGTCAGAGAGTCCAAATCACTGCCTTTAAATAAAGAC CTCATAACATGGTCGGAGAGCGACCCGCAGCTGACGGTGTCGACGCTGGAGCAGCGCTACGTGGTGTGTCCGGCGTACGCGCGCGACGTTTACCTCGTCCAGACGCTGCGCAAGTACCGCGACACCAAGCCCAGCTCGCACGTCATCGTCTTCACTGACACCAAGAA AGAATGCCAAGTGCTGTCGATGATGTTGAACGCCATCGGCATGGACAACGTGTGCCTGCACGGCTTCATGCGCCAGAGGGAGCGCGTGTCTGCGCTGAGCCAGTTCCGCAGCAACCTCAAGTGCACCCTGATAGCCACCAACGTGGCGGCGCGCGGGCTGGACATCCCCTCCGTGGACCTGGTCGTCAACCACAAACTACCCCTCGAGCCGAGGGAGTACATACACAG GGTAGGTCGCACGGCGCGCGCGGGTCGCAACGGGATGGCAATATCTCTCATAACACCGTACGACATATTGCGACTCGGCGAAATCGAGGAGCAGATCAAGACTAAACTCAGCGAGTACAAAATCGATG ACGACGAAGCGGTGAAGGTGTTCACGACGGTGAGCGTGACGCGGCGCGAGCAGGAGGCGCAGCTGGACAACGAGGAGTTCGAGCAACGCAAGCGGAACTACAGGATCAAGCGATGGATCATGGCCGGCGTCGACCCCGACCGCATGGAGGCTGG tttagAAGAAATGCGTCTAAAACGCATCAAAGCTGCCAAAAAAGCCAAACTGGCTAAAATAAAAGAGATCCAAGCACAGATAAAGAGTGACGAAACAAAACAGGACAATACAATACACGTACCACAAACAAACACAGAAGACATAGACGcaacaataaaacaaagtatGAAAAAAGTGAACAAATCTTTGATGAAAAAGGACGATCGTTTTAAGAATGTGATCGGGAAGATAAGCAAGATCAAGAGGAAAGCTGAGAACGCCAAACAGAAGAGCTTAGAAGAGAAGGAACCTAGTAAAAAGAAGAAGAGGTAA
- the LOC112056909 gene encoding probable ATP-dependent RNA helicase Dbp45A isoform X1: MNENDGKEFAELGVKQWLIKQLYTLGIKTPTPIQKGCISQILEGHDCIGAAKTGSGKTFAFALPILQHLAEDPYGIFALVLTPTHELAYQIADQFLILGQQLKLRVCIVTGGSDQLEESLKLAKRPHIVVAMPGRLADHITGCDTFSLKKIKYLVLDEADRLFSESFEGDLQTIFEALPQKRQNLLFSATITDAVRESKSLPLNKDKLITWSESDPQLTVSTLEQRYVVCPAYARDVYLVQTLRKYRDTKPSSHVIVFTDTKKECQVLSMMLNAIGMDNVCLHGFMRQRERVSALSQFRSNLKCTLIATNVAARGLDIPSVDLVVNHKLPLEPREYIHRVGRTARAGRNGMAISLITPYDILRLGEIEEQIKTKLSEYKIDDDEAVKVFTTVSVTRREQEAQLDNEEFEQRKRNYRIKRWIMAGVDPDRMEAGLEEMRLKRIKAAKKAKLAKIKEIQAQIKSDETKQDNTIHVPQTNTEDIDATIKQSMKKVNKSLMKKDDRFKNVIGKISKIKRKAENAKQKSLEEKEPSKKKKR, encoded by the exons atgaatgaaaacgATGGAAAAGAATTCGCAGAACTGGGTGTAAAGCAGTGGCTCATCAAACAATTGTATACAttag GTATAAAAACTCCAACCCCTATCCAAAAAGGTTGCATATCACAAATACTAGAAGGACATGACTGTATAGGAGCAGCAAAAACTGGCTCAGGGAAGACATTTGCATTTGCTTTACCAATATTACAACATTTGGCGGAGGATCCTTATGGTATATTTGCATTGGTGCTCACTCCAACACATGAATTGGCTTATCAG ATAGCAGACCAGTTTCTAATACTAGGACAGCAGTTAAAACTAAGAGTATGCATAGTGACTGGAGGTTCAGACCAGCTAGAGGAGTCTCTCAAACTGGCCAAGAGGCCCCACATTGTGGTCGCGATGCCTGGCCGTCTAGCCGACCATATCACTGGCTGTGACACATTCAGTTTGAAGAAAATCAAGTATTTAGTGTTGGATGAAGCTGACAG GCTCTTCAGTGAATCATTTGAAGGTGATTTGCAGACGATATTTGAAGCTCTGCCACAGAAGCGACAAAACCTTCTGTTCTCAGCAACAATCACAGATGCTGTCAGAGAGTCCAAATCACTGCCTTTAAATAAAGAC AAGCTCATAACATGGTCGGAGAGCGACCCGCAGCTGACGGTGTCGACGCTGGAGCAGCGCTACGTGGTGTGTCCGGCGTACGCGCGCGACGTTTACCTCGTCCAGACGCTGCGCAAGTACCGCGACACCAAGCCCAGCTCGCACGTCATCGTCTTCACTGACACCAAGAA AGAATGCCAAGTGCTGTCGATGATGTTGAACGCCATCGGCATGGACAACGTGTGCCTGCACGGCTTCATGCGCCAGAGGGAGCGCGTGTCTGCGCTGAGCCAGTTCCGCAGCAACCTCAAGTGCACCCTGATAGCCACCAACGTGGCGGCGCGCGGGCTGGACATCCCCTCCGTGGACCTGGTCGTCAACCACAAACTACCCCTCGAGCCGAGGGAGTACATACACAG GGTAGGTCGCACGGCGCGCGCGGGTCGCAACGGGATGGCAATATCTCTCATAACACCGTACGACATATTGCGACTCGGCGAAATCGAGGAGCAGATCAAGACTAAACTCAGCGAGTACAAAATCGATG ACGACGAAGCGGTGAAGGTGTTCACGACGGTGAGCGTGACGCGGCGCGAGCAGGAGGCGCAGCTGGACAACGAGGAGTTCGAGCAACGCAAGCGGAACTACAGGATCAAGCGATGGATCATGGCCGGCGTCGACCCCGACCGCATGGAGGCTGG tttagAAGAAATGCGTCTAAAACGCATCAAAGCTGCCAAAAAAGCCAAACTGGCTAAAATAAAAGAGATCCAAGCACAGATAAAGAGTGACGAAACAAAACAGGACAATACAATACACGTACCACAAACAAACACAGAAGACATAGACGcaacaataaaacaaagtatGAAAAAAGTGAACAAATCTTTGATGAAAAAGGACGATCGTTTTAAGAATGTGATCGGGAAGATAAGCAAGATCAAGAGGAAAGCTGAGAACGCCAAACAGAAGAGCTTAGAAGAGAAGGAACCTAGTAAAAAGAAGAAGAGGTAA
- the LOC112056909 gene encoding probable ATP-dependent RNA helicase Dbp45A isoform X3: MVYLHWCSLQHMNWLISNSQIADQFLILGQQLKLRVCIVTGGSDQLEESLKLAKRPHIVVAMPGRLADHITGCDTFSLKKIKYLVLDEADRLFSESFEGDLQTIFEALPQKRQNLLFSATITDAVRESKSLPLNKDKLITWSESDPQLTVSTLEQRYVVCPAYARDVYLVQTLRKYRDTKPSSHVIVFTDTKKECQVLSMMLNAIGMDNVCLHGFMRQRERVSALSQFRSNLKCTLIATNVAARGLDIPSVDLVVNHKLPLEPREYIHRVGRTARAGRNGMAISLITPYDILRLGEIEEQIKTKLSEYKIDDDEAVKVFTTVSVTRREQEAQLDNEEFEQRKRNYRIKRWIMAGVDPDRMEAGLEEMRLKRIKAAKKAKLAKIKEIQAQIKSDETKQDNTIHVPQTNTEDIDATIKQSMKKVNKSLMKKDDRFKNVIGKISKIKRKAENAKQKSLEEKEPSKKKKR, from the exons ATGGTATATTTGCATTGGTGCTCACTCCAACACATGAATTGGCTTATCAG CAATTCACAGATAGCAGACCAGTTTCTAATACTAGGACAGCAGTTAAAACTAAGAGTATGCATAGTGACTGGAGGTTCAGACCAGCTAGAGGAGTCTCTCAAACTGGCCAAGAGGCCCCACATTGTGGTCGCGATGCCTGGCCGTCTAGCCGACCATATCACTGGCTGTGACACATTCAGTTTGAAGAAAATCAAGTATTTAGTGTTGGATGAAGCTGACAG GCTCTTCAGTGAATCATTTGAAGGTGATTTGCAGACGATATTTGAAGCTCTGCCACAGAAGCGACAAAACCTTCTGTTCTCAGCAACAATCACAGATGCTGTCAGAGAGTCCAAATCACTGCCTTTAAATAAAGAC AAGCTCATAACATGGTCGGAGAGCGACCCGCAGCTGACGGTGTCGACGCTGGAGCAGCGCTACGTGGTGTGTCCGGCGTACGCGCGCGACGTTTACCTCGTCCAGACGCTGCGCAAGTACCGCGACACCAAGCCCAGCTCGCACGTCATCGTCTTCACTGACACCAAGAA AGAATGCCAAGTGCTGTCGATGATGTTGAACGCCATCGGCATGGACAACGTGTGCCTGCACGGCTTCATGCGCCAGAGGGAGCGCGTGTCTGCGCTGAGCCAGTTCCGCAGCAACCTCAAGTGCACCCTGATAGCCACCAACGTGGCGGCGCGCGGGCTGGACATCCCCTCCGTGGACCTGGTCGTCAACCACAAACTACCCCTCGAGCCGAGGGAGTACATACACAG GGTAGGTCGCACGGCGCGCGCGGGTCGCAACGGGATGGCAATATCTCTCATAACACCGTACGACATATTGCGACTCGGCGAAATCGAGGAGCAGATCAAGACTAAACTCAGCGAGTACAAAATCGATG ACGACGAAGCGGTGAAGGTGTTCACGACGGTGAGCGTGACGCGGCGCGAGCAGGAGGCGCAGCTGGACAACGAGGAGTTCGAGCAACGCAAGCGGAACTACAGGATCAAGCGATGGATCATGGCCGGCGTCGACCCCGACCGCATGGAGGCTGG tttagAAGAAATGCGTCTAAAACGCATCAAAGCTGCCAAAAAAGCCAAACTGGCTAAAATAAAAGAGATCCAAGCACAGATAAAGAGTGACGAAACAAAACAGGACAATACAATACACGTACCACAAACAAACACAGAAGACATAGACGcaacaataaaacaaagtatGAAAAAAGTGAACAAATCTTTGATGAAAAAGGACGATCGTTTTAAGAATGTGATCGGGAAGATAAGCAAGATCAAGAGGAAAGCTGAGAACGCCAAACAGAAGAGCTTAGAAGAGAAGGAACCTAGTAAAAAGAAGAAGAGGTAA